From a region of the Vanrija pseudolonga chromosome 2, complete sequence genome:
- the BNI4 gene encoding Protein BNI4 has protein sequence MATLMQPSPAAHRDHAASFDRSRPSSAPFASSSFDRAPSPAGPPVRSRTGSNNSASPAPSPVTPAPSGYPQQQQQQQQYAATSYFPPSGPHYPVVQPAWPNTPVPATSFYAPPFNPYPNGAAPSPVYQQPDFSAWAHVYSQMVAGGHMPGPGHMPQQQAAQHPQDLDDYSAASDPPRRRTTSGPASPRAGMTGLSASQSSAPPKGLQPAQGFHPYKRGPSHRPSPSSESGMSRSTSQPSVSLSDYAKGGPASSSVDEHRRTTSDASGTDLVPPPKLRDRQYSSSSDRSSRDGRGDGAKSPPSSQPRTSSPSVTSPPNISRPPSTSSSSKGAVQGASAAAPASALPSRSPLSKSGPLPELPTSSSNTKGRARNDPSPPQSSSSRSKGSAPPSLSRSLAPVNVNVPQDFAPPSAPFANVQAMGSDVSLAETERTTQTTASKAPKRGLFRMKNKSTDNISLSSTVSSASMMIRKMGSLGKLARRNSLMGISKIFKDKPKDEDAPIPEKQASILSFKKKSGKKATAAPAEISRAHAELDRVSEEDDRVLSGLSPAAQLARQHTQRSRREAERKVAESKPADRKAAAESNKKASTTEFGGPSGEPTWDINTAARPGQPQQKAADMDTPAPSASISSPNGTSVVRVLPHSPTVVHAFAVNGQEYDSDDTSEGEAVDDVTSRMLNASLDEDDDFQPLWARPHIDRYAQPKKGILRTVVSNEHLELAASRPTPPAVEPTRAPAARANPSLLPSLPAPTPERIDGVAHAAHTADRPEAAYDPLSPDFSPFDSTPIQLDLRPSIFTQPALNTSAPNLSLAGGGPVPPPQTRSMTAPARRRLVWAPECAVYSTYDAGTYDRRSEPATCNRLTPELAMSIKQELNAFKLEMPVHPSSRVYTHYFA, from the exons ATGGCAACCCTCATGCAACCCTCACCTGCGGCCCATCGTGACCACGCCGCGTCGTTTGATCGTTCTCGTCCGTCATCGGCTCCTTTTGCCAGCTCGAGCTTTGATCGCGCCCCTTCACCTGCCGGCCCGCCCGTACGGTCGCGAACTGGCTCGAATAATTCTGCGTCGCCCGCTCCTTCCCCTGTGACCCCTGCGCCTTCAGGCTATCctcaacagcagcagcagcagcaacagtaCGCCGCAACAAGCTACTTCCCGCCATCAGGTCCTCACTATCCTGTCGTTCAACCTGCCTGGCCAAACACTCCAGTACCGGCAACGTCCTTCTACGCTCCTCCTTTCAACCCCTACCCCAACGGCGCCGCACCTTCGCCAGTCTATCAGCAGCCCGACTTTTCAGCTTGGGCGCACGTTTACTCACAAATGGTAGCTGGCGGTCACATGCCGGGCCCAGGCCATATGCCCCAGCAACAAGCCGCACAGCACCCCCAAGACCTCGATGACTACTCGGCAGCCAGTGATCCGCCCCGGAGGCGAACCACTTCGGGCCCAGCAAGCCCTCGCGCGGGCATGACCGGCCTAAGCGCCTCGCAGTCGAGCGCGCCACCGAAGGGCCTTCAGCCTGCCCAAGGATTTCACCCATACAAGCGCGGGCCTTCACACCGCCCTTCACCCTCCTCCGAGTCTGGCATGTCGCGCTCAACATCCCAGCCCTCCGTGTCGCTGAGCGACTACGCAAAGGGCGGCCCAGCATCTTCCTCGGTGGATGAGCATCGCCGAACCACCTCGGATGCGTCTGGAACCGACCTCGTGCCACCACCCAAGTTACGCGACCGCCAGTACTCGTCATCGAGTGACAGGAGCTCCCGCGAtggccgcggcgatggcgcaAAGTCACCGCCCTCTTCGCAGCCCCGTACCTCGTCCCCAAGCGTGACATCCCCACCCAACatctcgaggccgccgtcgacatctTCTTCCTCCAAAGGCGCAGTCCAGGGGGCCAGCGCGGCTGCACCTGCCAGCGCTTTACCCAGCAGATCGCCCCTGTCCAAGTCGGGGCCTCTCCCCGAGCTGCCTACGAGCTCGAGCAACACAAAAGGCCGCGCCAGGAATGACCCCAGTCCTCctcagtcgtcgtcgtcgcgctcaaagGGCTCGGCGCCTCCGTCGTTGTCCCGTTCGCTTGCTCCGGTCAACGTCAATGTCCCTCAAGACTTTGCTCCTCCATCGGCTCCGTTCGCCAATGTACAAGCCATGGGTAGCGATGTCAGTCTGGCGGAGACTGAGCGGACCACGCAGACCACGGCTTCCAAGGCGCCCAAGAGAGGCCTCTTCCGCATGAAGAACAAGTCGACCGACAACATCTCATTGTCATCCAccgtctcctcggcgagcatgATGATCCGTAAGATGGGTTCCCTCGGCAAGCTTGCGCGACGGAACAGTCTCATGGGCATCTCGAAGATCTTCAAGGACAAGCCCAAAGATGAGGACGCCCCCATTCCTGAGAAGCAAGCCTCTATTCTTAGCTTTAAGAAGAAGAGCGGCAAGAAGGCAACAGCGGCGCCTGCAGAAATCAGCAGGGCGCACGCGGAACTCGACCGCGTttccgaggaggacgaccgCGTGCTATCTGGTCTCTCTCCAGCTGCTCAGCTTGCCCGCCAACACACCCAGCGCTCTCGCCGTGAGGCTGAGCGCAAGGTTGCCGAGTCTAAGCCTGCAGACAGAAAGGCGGCTGCCGAGTCGAACAAGAAGGCGTCCACGACCGAGTTTGGTGGACCCAGCGGCGAACCAACCTGGGACATCAACACGGCTGCTCGCCCCGGCCAGCCTCAACAAAAGGCGGCCGACATGGACACGCCCGCGCCATCGGCGTCCATTTCGTCGCCCAACGGCACCTCGGTTGTGCGTGTCCTACCTCACTCGCCAACGGTTGTCCACGCCTTTGCCGTCAACGGCCAAGAgtacgacagcgacgacactTCCGAAGGCGAagctgtcgacgacgttACATCGCGCATGTTGAACGCTTctctcgacgaggacgatgactTCCAGCCCCTCTGGGCGAGACCGCACATTGACCGTTACGCCCAGCCCAAGAAGGGCATCCTGAGGA CTGTTGTCTCCAACGAGCACCTCGAGTTGGCGGCTAGCCGCCCGACGCCCCCTGCGGTTGAGCCGACACGTGCGCCAGCTGCCCGTGCCAACCCCAGCCTCCTCCCTTCGCTGCCAGCACCTACACCGGAGCGCATCGATGGTGTGGCACATGCGGCCCACACGGCCGACCGCCCCGAGGCCGCGTACGACCCGCTGTCCCCCGACTTCTCGCCATTCGACTCTACTCCTAtccagctcgacctgcgcCCTTCCATCTTCACGCAGCCGGCGCTTAACACTTCTGCGCCGAACCTCTCTCTGGCTGGTGGCGGCCCAGTGCCACCTCCTCAGACGAGGTCGATGACagcgcctgctcgtcgccgcctcgtctGGGCACCCGAGTGTGCGGTTTACAGCACATACGATGCCGGAACTTATGACCGTCGTTCCGAGCCAGCCACCTGCAATC GTCTGACGCCTGAACTGGCCATGTCGATCAAGCAGGAGCTGAACGCCTTCAAGCTCGAGATGCCGGTCCACCCTTCGTCGAGGGTTTACACGCACTACTTTGCATGA